A part of Streptococcus porcinus genomic DNA contains:
- a CDS encoding helix-turn-helix domain-containing protein, whose product MFSGSRLKELRMEKQYSQSELANLLKINRASYNKWESGKSVPNQKNLSALARILDVPTTYFESEYKIVNTYLQLSTENQGKVDEYAEGLLQAQESHDNVIPLFAVEVLSDVSLSAGFGESLFEEYETETVYAEEEQYGYDIAAWIKGDSMEPIYLDGEVALIRASGFDYDGAVYALSWNDSVYIKKLYREENGFRMVSLNDNYPDKWIPYEDNPRIVGLVVSHFMPVIGAQA is encoded by the coding sequence ATGTTTTCTGGTAGCCGTCTTAAAGAACTTAGAATGGAAAAGCAGTATTCTCAATCAGAGTTAGCTAATCTGTTAAAAATCAATAGAGCTTCATACAATAAATGGGAATCTGGTAAATCTGTTCCTAATCAAAAAAATCTTTCTGCCCTTGCAAGAATACTTGATGTTCCAACAACCTATTTTGAATCGGAATACAAGATTGTGAATACCTATCTCCAACTCTCTACAGAAAATCAAGGAAAGGTTGATGAGTATGCAGAAGGATTGCTTCAAGCGCAAGAATCACATGATAATGTTATTCCATTGTTTGCTGTGGAAGTATTATCTGATGTTTCACTTTCTGCTGGTTTTGGGGAATCGCTCTTTGAGGAATACGAGACAGAGACCGTCTATGCTGAAGAAGAACAGTATGGTTATGATATTGCCGCCTGGATTAAAGGAGATTCTATGGAACCCATCTATCTTGATGGTGAAGTAGCCCTTATTCGTGCTAGTGGTTTTGATTACGATGGTGCAGTCTACGCCCTATCTTGGAATGATTCTGTCTATATTAAAAAACTTTATCGAGAAGAAAATGGCTTTAGAATGGTGTCACTCAACGATAACTACCCTGATAAATGGATTCCTTATGAAGACAATCCTCGTATCGTAGGGCTTGTTGTGAGTCACTTTATGCCAGTTATAGGAGCCCAAGCATGA
- a CDS encoding DUF4365 domain-containing protein produces the protein MVKSSKQIEEDAVDYLKLALKKSKHINREISEGDREPIWDGHIYFYKNIKKQNIDLVERIPVQVKGKDEYYKENVGYSINRNNLEHYLTEGGVLYFVVYLKDDIPTVTYASLTPKVIKKVLLASDKKKKKIKNISIHMKPLPNNEDKLNFVFLNFIQKRKYQKGFAHIDWRSQESLFENLESFDGDLEFKFIGKDYLDILDYAISGELDLYYKPKGAMIPEPLIDDIANLKIFEEKEMLVQIQGKDRVYKTTFAYETKNDFTIDFHNGCSIKIQKTPDLVTLTLNYSLSNILSKRLDGLEFIIELQKNKGIILNRKRLEFSDENIAKIDFNFLKKAFNANIRLKELVDKLKISTDLDNTGWSQKDARTIELLYDGIVNEQVVTLDRVDYNPTQVIQFANVHVLLFLIPENEGTKSYRLYNFSDYDMVLINKDKQLFSKYETVELEQLLLIDNFNISDYLSSYLSSESKIENMDLGLLKLINYADSKHDQNTLQFCLKFAQKLVDMDESENNILNLLQIKKRLNNLTQKDSSYLHSLMNHNSVEIRFATNCILGYKDQAIYLFENEFSDEQRERFIEYPIYNLLNL, from the coding sequence ATGGTTAAATCATCTAAGCAAATTGAAGAAGATGCTGTCGATTATTTGAAATTGGCATTAAAAAAATCTAAACATATTAACAGAGAAATTTCCGAAGGAGATAGAGAACCCATCTGGGACGGTCATATCTATTTTTATAAAAACATAAAAAAGCAAAATATTGATTTAGTTGAGAGAATTCCAGTTCAAGTAAAAGGTAAGGATGAATATTATAAAGAAAATGTTGGATACTCAATAAACAGGAATAATTTGGAGCATTATCTGACAGAAGGTGGTGTACTCTACTTTGTAGTGTATTTAAAAGATGATATCCCTACCGTCACTTATGCTTCACTAACCCCAAAGGTCATTAAGAAAGTTTTATTAGCCAGCGACAAGAAAAAGAAAAAGATTAAGAATATTTCGATTCATATGAAACCTCTCCCTAACAATGAAGATAAGTTAAACTTTGTATTTCTTAATTTTATTCAAAAACGCAAATATCAGAAAGGATTTGCTCATATTGATTGGAGGAGCCAAGAATCTCTCTTTGAAAATTTGGAATCATTTGACGGAGACTTAGAGTTTAAATTTATTGGCAAGGATTATCTAGACATTCTTGATTATGCAATATCTGGTGAGTTAGATCTTTATTACAAACCTAAAGGAGCTATGATACCTGAACCTCTCATTGACGATATTGCTAATTTAAAAATATTTGAAGAAAAAGAAATGTTAGTTCAAATTCAGGGAAAAGATCGTGTATATAAGACAACTTTTGCTTATGAAACCAAGAATGACTTCACCATAGATTTTCATAATGGCTGTTCGATAAAAATACAAAAAACACCTGATTTAGTAACACTAACTCTTAATTACTCACTTTCAAATATTCTCTCAAAAAGACTAGATGGATTAGAGTTTATTATAGAGCTTCAAAAAAATAAAGGAATTATTTTAAACAGAAAAAGACTAGAGTTTAGTGATGAAAATATAGCTAAAATTGATTTTAATTTTCTGAAAAAAGCGTTTAATGCGAACATACGTTTAAAAGAATTAGTAGACAAACTTAAAATTTCTACTGACCTTGACAATACGGGTTGGTCACAAAAAGATGCTAGAACAATTGAATTATTGTATGATGGTATCGTAAATGAACAAGTGGTAACTCTAGATCGTGTAGACTATAATCCTACTCAAGTCATTCAATTTGCTAATGTACATGTATTACTATTTTTAATTCCAGAAAACGAAGGAACTAAAAGCTATAGACTATATAACTTTAGTGATTACGATATGGTACTAATCAACAAAGATAAACAGTTATTTTCAAAATATGAAACAGTTGAATTAGAGCAGCTACTACTTATTGATAATTTTAACATCTCTGATTATCTTTCATCATATTTGTCAAGTGAAAGTAAAATTGAAAATATGGATCTTGGTCTATTAAAACTAATAAACTACGCTGATTCTAAACACGACCAAAATACCTTGCAGTTTTGTTTAAAATTTGCTCAAAAGCTTGTAGATATGGATGAATCTGAAAATAACATTCTCAATCTACTACAAATTAAAAAGCGTTTAAATAATTTAACACAAAAAGACAGTTCCTATCTCCATTCTTTAATGAATCACAACTCAGTAGAAATTAGATTTGCTACAAATTGTATTTTAGGCTACAAAGATCAAGCAATCTACTTATTCGAAAATGAATTTTCCGATGAACAAAGGGAACGTTTTATTGAATATCCTATATACAATCTCTTAAATCTTTGA
- a CDS encoding SAG1252 family conjugative relaxosome accessory protein, producing the protein MGQEIKLIRKQFRITRQEEKQIKEMMREQKVDSFSEFLRQNLLKKNYQDRIFESWFSLWQSQKLEQISRDVYEVLIIARENHQVTQEYVSILLTCVQELIAEVNQAQPLSHEFREKYMG; encoded by the coding sequence ATGGGACAAGAAATTAAGTTGATTCGTAAGCAATTTAGAATCACGAGACAAGAAGAAAAACAGATAAAAGAAATGATGAGGGAACAAAAAGTGGATAGTTTCTCAGAATTTCTTCGTCAAAATTTATTGAAAAAGAATTATCAGGATAGAATTTTTGAAAGTTGGTTCTCCCTTTGGCAATCACAAAAGTTAGAACAGATTAGTCGAGATGTATATGAAGTTTTGATTATCGCACGAGAAAATCATCAAGTGACTCAAGAATATGTCTCGATTTTATTGACCTGTGTTCAAGAATTGATTGCGGAAGTAAATCAAGCACAACCACTCAGTCATGAGTTTCGAGAAAAGTATATGGGTTAG
- a CDS encoding MobC family plasmid mobilization relaxosome protein → MVYRYRTNLKKVFLTDSELHQLNERIAKSYCQNFSVYARRVLLNPNMSFVTINTDTYDQLVFELRRIGNNINQIARAINQSHLISQEQLQELSKGIGELIKDVDREFQVEVKRLKEFYGSH, encoded by the coding sequence ATGGTTTATCGTTATCGTACCAATCTCAAAAAAGTATTTCTAACAGATTCAGAATTACACCAATTGAATGAACGAATTGCTAAGAGTTACTGTCAAAATTTTTCAGTCTATGCTAGAAGAGTGTTACTGAATCCCAATATGTCTTTTGTCACTATTAACACGGATACTTATGACCAGTTAGTGTTTGAATTGAGACGAATTGGAAATAACATCAATCAAATTGCGCGTGCTATTAATCAAAGCCATCTGATTTCTCAGGAACAATTACAAGAACTGAGTAAAGGGATCGGAGAATTAATTAAGGACGTGGATAGAGAATTTCAAGTGGAAGTAAAAAGACTGAAGGAGTTTTATGGTAGTCACTAA
- a CDS encoding SAG1250 family conjugative relaxase: protein MVVTKHFATHGKKYRRRLIKYILNPDKTDNLKLISDFGMSNYLDFPSYEEMVEMYNVNFTNNDKLYESRNDRQEKHQQNIHAHHLIQSFSPEDNLTPEEINRIGYETMMELTGGRFRYIVTTHTDKNHVHNHILINAIDRNSDKKLIWNYALERNLRMISDRISKVAGAKIIEKRFSYRDYQKYRQSSHKFKLKQRLYFLMQQSKSFEDFWEKAEQLHVHIDFSQKHSRFMMTDKAMTKPIRGRQLSKRDLYDEEFFRTHFVKQEIESRLEFLLNRVNSLEELLTKAKELNLTIDLKQKNVIFILEENGKQFSLSHKKISEKKLYDAAFFQNYFEDKELVSSEVVESLREQYHAFQEEREKEKVAAEEIEEAFEEFKKKRDAIHEFEVELADHQIENLVDEGIYIKVSFGVKQSGLIFIPNFNLDILEEKNQKKYKVYIRETTSYFVYNKEYSDKNRYIKGRTLIRQLTNDSKMMPYRRPTVERLQEKISEINLLIQLTETGKKYQDIKDNLVEEIAELDIKMIQTNEKITTINKMAEVLINLKSEELSSRKLASYEFSKLNLTESSTLEQVTEEIRVLQEDLGHYLDEYEGLARKLETFVKILNTNKQTEHEFHGDIALE from the coding sequence ATGGTAGTCACTAAACACTTTGCGACACACGGAAAAAAATATCGTAGGCGTTTGATTAAGTATATCCTGAATCCTGATAAAACAGACAATTTGAAATTGATATCTGATTTTGGCATGAGTAATTACTTAGACTTTCCTAGCTATGAAGAAATGGTAGAAATGTACAATGTCAACTTTACCAATAACGACAAGTTGTACGAATCTAGAAATGACCGACAAGAAAAACATCAACAGAATATTCATGCCCATCACCTCATCCAATCATTTTCTCCCGAGGATAATCTGACACCTGAAGAAATTAACCGCATTGGTTATGAGACCATGATGGAATTAACAGGAGGCCGTTTTCGTTATATCGTGACAACTCATACAGACAAAAATCATGTTCATAATCACATCCTAATCAACGCCATTGATCGTAATTCAGATAAAAAGTTGATATGGAATTATGCCTTGGAACGAAACCTTCGTATGATTTCAGACCGTATTTCTAAAGTGGCTGGGGCGAAAATTATTGAGAAGCGTTTTTCTTACCGTGACTATCAAAAATATAGACAGTCGAGTCATAAATTTAAATTAAAGCAACGTCTTTATTTTTTGATGCAGCAGTCAAAGTCCTTTGAGGATTTTTGGGAAAAAGCAGAGCAGTTACATGTTCATATTGATTTTAGTCAGAAACATAGCCGATTCATGATGACGGATAAAGCAATGACAAAACCAATTCGAGGACGCCAACTCAGCAAACGAGATTTATATGATGAAGAATTTTTTCGTACACATTTTGTTAAGCAAGAGATTGAAAGTCGTTTAGAATTTTTGTTGAACCGTGTCAATTCTTTAGAAGAGTTACTAACAAAAGCAAAAGAATTGAATCTAACCATTGATTTAAAACAAAAAAATGTAATCTTTATACTTGAAGAAAATGGAAAGCAATTCAGTTTGAGTCATAAAAAAATAAGTGAGAAAAAGTTGTATGATGCTGCCTTTTTTCAGAATTATTTTGAAGATAAGGAGTTGGTTTCCTCAGAAGTAGTTGAAAGTCTTCGAGAACAATATCATGCTTTTCAAGAAGAACGTGAAAAGGAGAAGGTAGCCGCTGAAGAAATTGAGGAAGCCTTTGAGGAATTTAAGAAGAAGCGAGATGCCATTCATGAATTTGAAGTGGAACTTGCAGACCACCAAATTGAGAATTTAGTTGATGAGGGCATTTATATCAAGGTGTCCTTCGGTGTCAAGCAGAGTGGTCTTATTTTCATTCCCAACTTCAATTTGGATATTCTTGAAGAAAAGAATCAGAAAAAATATAAAGTCTATATTCGTGAGACAACCTCATACTTTGTCTATAACAAAGAATATTCGGACAAAAATCGGTACATCAAAGGTAGAACTCTGATTAGACAGCTAACTAATGATAGTAAGATGATGCCTTACAGAAGACCAACTGTTGAAAGACTTCAGGAAAAAATCTCTGAAATTAACCTTTTGATTCAGTTAACCGAAACAGGTAAGAAATATCAGGACATCAAAGACAATCTGGTTGAAGAAATAGCAGAGCTAGATATAAAAATGATTCAAACCAATGAAAAAATCACCACCATAAACAAGATGGCGGAAGTACTTATCAACCTAAAGAGTGAAGAACTGAGTAGTAGAAAACTAGCTAGCTATGAATTTTCAAAACTGAACTTAACAGAATCAAGCACATTAGAACAAGTGACTGAAGAAATACGAGTATTGCAAGAGGACCTAGGACATTATCTTGATGAGTATGAGGGACTAGCTAGGAAGTTAGAAACATTTGTCAAGATTCTTAATACTAATAAACAGACAGAACACGAATTTCATGGAGATATTGCCCTAGAATAA
- a CDS encoding HAD family hydrolase: protein MTYKNIVFDLDDTLYDHLLPFKNSIIQCFPELDISEIEFIYKRFRYWSDIAFPKYTNKQISIEELRIFRCKQIISEFGSFSISDDLALSFQKTYEKELSSITLFPELKEILEYCSAKRIPIGIITNGPVKHQLKKLSQLDVLKYFDKQKIIISQATGFQKPQIEIFNLASKNFNFLPNQTLYIGDNFENDIEGSLNAGWKSIWFNHRKRKLPIDTKIHEVQTAKDLKELIYRLL, encoded by the coding sequence ATGACTTATAAAAATATCGTTTTTGATCTTGATGATACCTTATATGACCATCTTTTACCATTCAAAAATAGTATCATACAATGTTTTCCTGAACTTGATATTTCTGAAATTGAATTTATCTATAAACGATTCAGGTATTGGTCTGATATTGCTTTTCCAAAATACACTAATAAGCAAATTTCAATTGAAGAACTACGTATTTTTCGTTGTAAACAGATAATAAGTGAATTTGGATCTTTTAGTATTTCTGATGATTTAGCACTCTCTTTCCAAAAAACATACGAAAAAGAACTCAGTTCAATTACCTTGTTTCCTGAATTAAAAGAGATTCTTGAATACTGTTCGGCAAAAAGGATTCCCATTGGAATCATAACGAATGGTCCAGTTAAACATCAATTAAAAAAATTATCACAATTAGACGTTCTAAAATACTTTGATAAACAGAAAATTATCATTAGCCAAGCAACTGGTTTCCAAAAACCTCAAATTGAAATTTTTAATCTCGCTTCTAAGAATTTCAATTTTCTCCCCAACCAAACACTTTATATTGGTGATAACTTTGAAAATGATATTGAAGGAAGCTTAAATGCTGGTTGGAAATCCATTTGGTTTAATCACAGGAAACGCAAACTACCTATTGATACTAAAATTCATGAAGTTCAAACTGCTAAAGACTTAAAAGAACTAATCTACCGATTACTTTAA
- a CDS encoding DeoR/GlpR family DNA-binding transcription regulator, protein MIKKERHERILDMLNIEGVITVKDMMKELNISDMTARRDLDSLAEAGFLTRIHGGAQRLYKDEEPHEKTHIEKKVLQTKEKKLIAQKANSIIKDGETVFIGPGTTLEHLAVELKTRNIRVITNSLPVFLILNKSRTVDLLLIGGEYREITGAFVGSMAITNLKTLRFSKAFVSANAVSDNAIATYSDVEGEIQQLALDNAVEKILLVDSTKFNRYDFFNFYTLEQIDTIITDSQISQDQLNEFGQQTTIIQAD, encoded by the coding sequence ATGATAAAGAAAGAAAGGCACGAACGTATCTTAGATATGTTAAACATTGAAGGTGTTATTACTGTCAAAGATATGATGAAAGAGCTAAATATCTCTGATATGACTGCTAGAAGAGATTTAGACTCACTTGCTGAAGCAGGATTCCTGACTCGTATACATGGAGGAGCACAACGACTCTATAAAGATGAAGAACCGCACGAAAAAACTCATATTGAAAAAAAGGTGCTTCAAACTAAAGAGAAGAAACTTATTGCACAAAAAGCCAATTCGATCATCAAAGATGGTGAAACTGTTTTCATTGGTCCTGGAACAACGTTAGAACATCTAGCAGTTGAGTTAAAAACTCGTAATATTCGTGTAATTACAAACAGTCTTCCTGTTTTCCTTATACTGAATAAGAGTAGGACTGTTGACTTATTATTGATTGGCGGAGAGTACAGAGAAATTACAGGGGCGTTCGTTGGTTCAATGGCTATAACTAACCTAAAAACCTTACGTTTTTCTAAAGCATTTGTAAGTGCTAACGCCGTATCAGATAATGCTATCGCAACATACAGTGATGTTGAAGGAGAAATTCAACAATTAGCACTGGACAATGCTGTTGAAAAAATTTTGTTGGTTGATAGTACCAAATTCAATCGTTATGATTTCTTTAATTTCTATACTCTAGAACAAATTGATACTATCATCACCGATAGTCAAATATCCCAAGACCAATTAAATGAATTTGGCCAACAAACAACTATTATTCAAGCAGATTAA
- a CDS encoding ROK family glucokinase, whose protein sequence is MTKKIIGVDLGGTSVKLAILDVLGNIEAQWSIPTDISDNGKNIVSDIISSIQEYLLENSLSLGDIKGIGMGSPGKIDFEKGTVTGAYNLGWSKEQNIREQFEEAFGRPFYIDNDANVAALGERWKGAGDNAPDVIFVTLGTGVGGGIIAQGQLLHGVNGSAGEIGHMVVDEDGFPCTCGNIGCLETVASATGIVNIAKSFASQFDEPSELRRLILEHQVTAKDVFDFAKKNDSLGQKIVWQFANYLGKSLSQLANALNPNYIVIGGGVSAAGDFLLDKVKEEFDRFAFPTVRNSTKLALATLGNNAGVIGAASLVL, encoded by the coding sequence ATGACGAAAAAAATAATAGGCGTTGATTTAGGTGGAACATCAGTAAAATTAGCCATTTTAGATGTTTTAGGAAATATAGAAGCTCAATGGTCAATCCCAACAGATATAAGTGATAATGGCAAAAATATTGTATCTGACATTATCAGTTCCATTCAAGAATATCTATTAGAAAATAGCTTATCTTTAGGCGATATTAAGGGCATAGGCATGGGAAGTCCTGGCAAGATTGATTTTGAAAAAGGAACAGTAACAGGAGCTTATAACTTAGGGTGGTCGAAAGAACAAAATATCAGAGAACAATTTGAAGAAGCATTTGGTCGTCCTTTTTATATAGATAATGATGCTAATGTTGCGGCGCTTGGTGAACGATGGAAGGGGGCTGGAGATAACGCACCTGATGTTATTTTTGTAACACTTGGAACAGGTGTAGGTGGAGGAATTATTGCTCAAGGCCAATTACTTCATGGTGTTAATGGAAGTGCTGGTGAGATTGGTCATATGGTTGTTGATGAAGATGGATTTCCATGTACTTGTGGGAATATTGGATGTTTGGAGACTGTTGCTAGCGCCACAGGGATTGTCAATATTGCAAAAAGCTTTGCTAGTCAATTTGATGAACCAAGTGAATTAAGAAGGTTAATTTTAGAACATCAAGTAACTGCAAAGGATGTTTTTGATTTCGCTAAGAAAAACGATTCTCTTGGCCAAAAAATTGTATGGCAATTTGCCAATTACTTAGGTAAATCATTGAGTCAATTGGCTAATGCACTTAATCCCAATTATATTGTTATTGGTGGTGGTGTTTCTGCTGCAGGGGATTTTCTTTTAGATAAAGTAAAAGAAGAGTTTGATAGATTTGCTTTTCCAACAGTTAGGAATTCTACTAAACTAGCTTTAGCTACTTTAG